The window TATGACAAGGTCATCAAGCTGGATAAATACAACCCCGAGGCCCTCTACAACCGGGCCGTAGCCCTGGGAGGGCTGGGGAGAGACAAAGAGGAAATCGCGGCGCTGAAGAAGTTTCTCAAATACTACCCGGATGGCAGCTTGGCCATGCGGGCGGCCCTCAGGCTCAATCTGCAGGGAGACTTTTCATACCGCAATTTCATAATCGGAAAACGTAACGTCACCTTGAGAACGATGGCGTTCAAACCCGGGACGAACGATCTGGAGCAGGAAAGCAAGGAATCGCTTCATGTCATCTCTGCGATGATGAAGGAAAAAGAGGAACTTGCACTGCACGTGGTTGCTTACAAAGACGGCGATGCTGCTGCCGCCAAGGCCAGGGCCAAGGCTGTGAGAGACTATATCCTCGCAGGAAACCCCGGATTCGATCCCAAAAGGCTGCCTCTGAGTTGGTTCGGGACTGCCGAGATTGTCGAGAAAAAGGATAAGACCTTTACCTTGGACGACTCGGTCACGTTTATCACTGTAGTCCGATAGGCTCCTACAAGAGGATGAAGTTATGAAAAAGTATTTACAAATGATCCTTACCGGCCTGGTTTGCATGGCCTTGATCGTGGCTCTTGCCGCTCCGTCGGCATATGCCCAGACTGAGACCGATGATACCGGTACCACCGGTACGGAAACAACTGACACCGGTACTGCGGAAGGCGATACCGGAACAGATGACGGTGCTGGCACTGACGACGGCGCTGGTACTGAGACTGACGGCGAAACCGGTGATGAGACCGCTGACGCTCCTTCCTTCTCCAATCCCGCACAGGCCGCCAAGGCTGAAGCGTTGGCAGAAGCTGTAGCAGCTGCTGCTGCAGAAGATGTCGGTGAAGTATCCGAAGCTGCAGATGAAGAAGGCGCGGCAACTGCCACTGAAGAAGAAGCCGAGTCCTCCATCGCCGAAGCTGCGGGCCTGAGCGTGGCTGATATTGCCTCCATGCGCGAACAGGGCATGGGTTGGGGCGAGATCGCTCACGAGCTTGGCGTTCACCCCAGCACCCTGGGTCTTGGTCACAGGAATAAGAATGCTGTAAGCACCAACAGCAAGGGAGCCGGACAGGAGAAGGCTTCTGCAAAGTCCGCCAGCAAGGCCGGTAAGACGACTGGACGCTCTGCTACTGCTTCCAGCAAGGCCACCTCTCGCGACGTCAAGAGCGGCGTCTCCAAGACTCCTGGCGTGGCTGGTGGTACCGGCAGCAAGGCCGTTGGTTTGAGCCGTGCTTCCTCCAGTGCCAAGAGTGGTGCCAAGGGCTCCAACTCTGCCAGCAGTTCCTCCGCTTCCGGCGGCCGTGGTAATTCCGGCGGCAAGGGCGGTTCCGGTGGAAACGCCGGTGGTAATGGCAAGGGCGGTGGAAATGGTAAGGGCGGCGGCAACGGTAAGAGCTAGCTGACTGCTTAAAAAAGAATGAACAGAGAGGGACTCGCTGAGGCGGGTCCCTTTTTTATGTGATAATCTTTCTTGATATCTTCCCAAGCAAGACTGGCCTGACTATAATGTGAGTATGACTGACACCACCAGTACCGATATAATGGGGGAAGTCTATCTGCAGATCAGCCCCAACATATTGGAGAGCTTTCCGAAGTTCCATCCGCCGGTGGATTTGTATCATTTTGATACTTCTCTGGCTCAGGTGAAGAAGCTTCACAAAGCCGAAGTGCGCATGGGCAAGGAGAAGCGGGCGCAGATAGTAGACATGGCGGACAACGGTAAGCTGTTCTTGTTACGCGATGACTATCGTGTCTATGCGCGGCACTTGAGTAAAAAGCTCGGCCTGCTGCTGGTGGAAGAGGACTTCAAGCCGCAGGAAGTGGCTGAAATCTTTTTTCTTGCCTTTCGTGATCGGATGGAAGTCTTTCTTGAGCAGCCTACTGAGGTTTCGCTCAAGGGGATGCTCAAGGATTTATCTATCCTTTGTGAATACTTGTGGGCCGACCCCGGCAGGGTGGAATTCCTCACCCGTTCTCTGAACAAAGAGTATGGCTTGGCAGTTCATGCCGTGAACACCATGTTTATCGGGTTGGCCCTATACACCATGGTAACGCGAGGTCGTATGAACAAGGACAACTTGTTCAACCTCGGGCTCGGTCTCATCATGCATGACATGGGTATGGTCAATGTCCCTCCGTTTATCAGGGAGAAGGAGCAGTTCCTCGTCAGATCGGATCGTGAATCCATCGAGAATCATATTGAATCCGGGGTGGCCAAGCTCAAGCGGCTGGGAATCAATGCTCCCATCGTTGTTCAGTGCCTGAAGGAACATCACGAGCGTGTGGATGGTTCTGGCTATCCTGCGCGTCTGAAGGGTACTGCTATCTCCATCGCCGGTAAGATAACGGCACTGGCCGATTCCTATTCCGCCATGGTCAGCCATAGGCCTTACCATGACCCCAAAGGCAACGCGGATGCTGCTCTGCTGTTGGCTAATGACACCAAGAAGTATGATCAGGCCATGGCAAAATTGCTGGCTATTCTGATTCTCGATGGAGGGAAGTTGCGGGAGGTCGTTGCTGCCGCGAATAGAGAGGATGAAGAGAGTTAATCTATACCGTGTCGTTTCATGCCGATCTTGCGGAAGATGAGGGCAACACAAATCACGGCTACGAGCGCAAGGCTTCCGGGCAGAAACCAATCCGGTTTCGTGTCACTCGGGACGAACCATTTGGTAAAGATGGATTTTTTACGCGCTTCGTCGATGTTGTTCCAGCCTGCAATCAGGGTGGTGAGTAATTCCTTTTCCCCTTCGCCCACGGCGATTCTGAGCGTGTTGGTGTACAGAGTCTCCACACTGCTGAATTCATTCATAATACCGTACTTTCGCAGATAATAGATAGCTGTCGGTTGATCAGAGGCGAACAGCACGATTTTGTCCTCTAATGCTGCTCTTAGCGTGTCTGTGGTTGCAGCGAACAGGATGAGAGGCTGAGCCGGACGGTTGTTTTGCATGTAGTGCTCTGCATAGCCACCTTTGACAACACCCATGGGATATTGAGTCGCGTCCTTGTAGGACGTTCCTTTTTTCAAATAGATAACAGTGGCGAGTTCCATGATGGCAGGGCCGAAATCCAGAAACTTGTCTCGATCCTTGTTGAAGAATAGGCCGCCATGGACATCGGCTTCACCTCTTTCAACCAACTCCAGTGTCTCCTGCCACGATACGAGCTTGAACTGAATGTTGATATTGTTGACCACGCCAAAGGTGCGCCACATATCAATGAGGTATCCTTTGGGCTCGCCTTGTTCATCAAGGAAGGAGAAAGGCGGGTAGGTATTGCTGTGGGCAACGATGATAGTGCGATCGGAAGGAGGCGCACTCATCACATCAATGGGCGTGCAGAGCACAAACGCTAACAATAGCGCATGTAAAAATAGGGCAAGGCGAGACATAATTGCACATTATCCCTAAGTGGGAAGATGCACAATAGCGTTATAGTTGAATGTATCCGCCAGCCGCCGAACGCTCGGGGTCTTCGAATCGAGCCATGGCCGTTAGCATGGGTTTGAACCCGAAACGCTCGTAGAATCCTTCTTTGCCCGGTACGGACCAGAGGACCGTGTTGGCCGTTCCGAGTCTCTCCAACATCGCTTCCATCATCCGCTTGCCAAGGTGATGTCCTTGATATTCCGGTAACATGCAAAGGTCATAGATAACAGAGTGAAGTGTGCCGTCTGACAGGGCACGGGCGAGGCCGATCAGTTTGTCGCCGTCCCACGCAAAGCAGACAAGGGAACTCCCCTTGAAGGTCTGTTCCAGCAGATCGGGCTGTCGAGTTCCCAGAGGTGCCTTCTCAAAGATTTGGCATGCCTCTTCCCAATCCACTCCATCCGTATCGAAACGTAGTTCAATGGACATGGTTATCTCGTTGTCCACCAAGAGCGCATGCGGACGATTTCCTTGTTGTCGGAAGTCCGGGTCAGTGAGTGGAGCATGGTGTTATAGTCGTTGTCATCGTCGGTCTGAGAACATGCAGCAACGTATTCATCGCCGGCGCGGGATTCGGTGCGGAACTGGATGTCCAGTCCCATGCAGCGTTTGGCGGCGAACCAGTCCTGAGGCACGGCTTCCAAACAGAACTCAACGTATTTGACGTTATTCACGTGGTCGTTGATGTCCATGTCTGAGCGTCGGGCCGTGAGAGACACGTCGTGGTCTCCGGCTTTCAGGCGGGGTACGGCCTTGGTGGGGAACGTCAGTGCACGGTCTCGTTCCGGGATAAAACGGCCGTCCAGAACTGTATCTGGCGGATCAGCCCTGTGGGTTTCCTTGTTGAGAGTCACCCACGAGGTGGTTGCGCGGCCCATGGGGCCCTTGTCGTCATGAATGAGAAAATCGCGCATGGCGGTCAGGCGCTCATTGGCCGAGGGCCATGTGTGAATTGACAGGGTAGTGCCGTATCCAGGCAGCCTGTCAGTCATGATGTGCAGCCGGGCCAGAACCCAGAAGTGGCCGCTCTGCTCCAAGTCGGCGTAGCCGAAGCCGAGACTGTCTGCATGGGCAGAGGCTATGTCCTGTAACTGGTTGCAAATGGCAGCGATGAAAACACTTTGGTCGGTGAGGAGTTCGTAAGAGCGGATGCCATACCGCTGTTCAAACACCAGTTCGGAATAGTTGGTCATGCAACTGCTTTAATGGACTTGCTCCGAGGTGTAAAGGCTCGATCTCCTTACAGGTAGTGCATGATGATCTTGCGGGTGGCGTTGTCGATCATGGCTTCGTCCAATGCTCCCTCAAAGGTGCTGATGAGTTCCTTGGCATCCGGGAAGTCCTGGCGGATTCCGAAATGGAAGCTGGATGGCTCGCCGATGGCGAGTTCGCGAGCATGAATCTTGTTCTTCAGGCCTGCCTGCTTGATGGCGTACATGGCGGCCAGTCCATTGCCCACAAAGATGTCCGCCTCATGGCGTGAGATCAGAGTGAACACTTCGGCCATATCCTTGACGTAGCGAATCTTCAGATAGGGCGGAAATGTCTTGGCGGCCCAGCCGTTGCCTTCGTAGTCCACCTGACTGAAGTCGCTCAACTGGGGCATGCTGGTGATGCCGTTGATCTGGGAAATACGGGGATTGTCCACGGCGCAAAAAATGGAGGGCAGGCTCTCCACAACCGGTTCTTCGCTGAAATACATGTACTGTTTGCGTGTGTCGGTGGGGTTGGTGCAGAGCACGTCCGCCTTGCCTTCCTGAACCAACGTCTGTGCCTGCGGCCATGCCATGCCACGATGCTCGACAGTATAGCCCATACGCTTGCCAAGGATATCATCCATACAGTCCACAAGGATGCCGGTCATCTTGCCGTCGCGTTCCATGGAATAGGGCGGAAAGGTCTTATCCCAGTTGCAGATGATGGTTTTGTCCGAGGCAAAGGTGAAGGACGGCAGCAATGCACTACCGGCGGCAGCGGTGAGAAGGGTCAGGGCGTGGCGGCGGGAAATCCTGGTCATGGCGGTCTCCGGTCTGAATGTGGACTAATGAGCCGGATCATATGCTGCGTCAGGATTTATTGCAACGTTACCAGTTTACTAGCGCTTGAACTCTCTTTGGCGGCGTTCTTCCTGTGCCTTTTTGTAGACGATCTCGGCCTCGCCGGATGCGAACATGGCCCTGAGTACCGTAGTGATTCGGGGGACGAGATCAGTATGTTTCTTGTTGAGGTAGTGGTACAGGGGGACCTGCGCCAAAGGGGGCTCATGGGCTCTGATGCACTCCCACCCCGGACGGCTTTTCATGGGTAACGCCCGACGCGGCGCAAAGGCGACATCCACTCGACCGTCAGACAGGAGGGTGAACAGCTTGTCCCAGCTTTCGGCCCGGTACACATTGTCCATATGAGCCGTAGCGTTCTCTGCGTATTTGAAGCCTCGCAGGATGCCGACCCGGTATTGCCCGATGGAGTTGATGTCGTGAATAAGCAGGTCGTCCTGGCAGACGAAGGCCACATATTCGACATGAGTAACGGGTTGGGGGATCCTGATGAGATTGGTGTATGTATCGCCGACCTCGAAGATTCGGTCTACTTCTCCGTCAGAAGCGCCGCTATTGGATTCCTCCAAACTGCGTCCACTGGGAAGCCGCCACGATTCCAACTCAATGTCGAGCTTCGCATAGGCTGCTTTAAGCAAATCAAACGCAATATAGCTCGGCTCGGCCTGTGGCATGGTCAAGACCAGCTTTTGGCTAGCCAAGGCTGGAGCGGCGGCTAGCAGGATGAGTATGACGGATAACAATACTTTCATTACGCCCTTAACTTACTGACAGAGTATAAAGGGTGTCAAATCTTGTCAGGCGATCGATTTTAAAGGCTACTTGAAGGGGGTATTCCAGGACCTGTTGACGGTTCTATTCGCTTTGTCCGATTTGGTTATGGGAGGGATTTGAGGATGAGGTTCCGCCTGCCTTTGTGAAGACAGTGGATGGCAGATCATGATGCTCTAGCTGTTAATTGAGGGGTTCCAACTCTATTTTGGTTTGGTGCCTGATGGCGTCTGCCTTCCCGTTTTCATTCGATTCCTTCAGCAGCTTT of the Pseudodesulfovibrio sp. zrk46 genome contains:
- a CDS encoding tetratricopeptide repeat protein; protein product: MKRQFVLILALVLAFALAGCVSGGNMYSSVMGQYYLKQRDYKDGVKVFEERLKQDPQDHTASYYVGRYYLALNKPDEAMPYLKKAAELDPQNAEYQFWIGVGYWAKFEFDKEKEAYEKTLALDPDHISANLYLGHGYTDGKQWEKALEKYDKVIKLDKYNPEALYNRAVALGGLGRDKEEIAALKKFLKYYPDGSLAMRAALRLNLQGDFSYRNFIIGKRNVTLRTMAFKPGTNDLEQESKESLHVISAMMKEKEELALHVVAYKDGDAAAAKARAKAVRDYILAGNPGFDPKRLPLSWFGTAEIVEKKDKTFTLDDSVTFITVVR
- a CDS encoding helix-turn-helix domain-containing protein, with amino-acid sequence MKKYLQMILTGLVCMALIVALAAPSAYAQTETDDTGTTGTETTDTGTAEGDTGTDDGAGTDDGAGTETDGETGDETADAPSFSNPAQAAKAEALAEAVAAAAAEDVGEVSEAADEEGAATATEEEAESSIAEAAGLSVADIASMREQGMGWGEIAHELGVHPSTLGLGHRNKNAVSTNSKGAGQEKASAKSASKAGKTTGRSATASSKATSRDVKSGVSKTPGVAGGTGSKAVGLSRASSSAKSGAKGSNSASSSSASGGRGNSGGKGGSGGNAGGNGKGGGNGKGGGNGKS
- a CDS encoding HD domain-containing phosphohydrolase; the protein is MTDTTSTDIMGEVYLQISPNILESFPKFHPPVDLYHFDTSLAQVKKLHKAEVRMGKEKRAQIVDMADNGKLFLLRDDYRVYARHLSKKLGLLLVEEDFKPQEVAEIFFLAFRDRMEVFLEQPTEVSLKGMLKDLSILCEYLWADPGRVEFLTRSLNKEYGLAVHAVNTMFIGLALYTMVTRGRMNKDNLFNLGLGLIMHDMGMVNVPPFIREKEQFLVRSDRESIENHIESGVAKLKRLGINAPIVVQCLKEHHERVDGSGYPARLKGTAISIAGKITALADSYSAMVSHRPYHDPKGNADAALLLANDTKKYDQAMAKLLAILILDGGKLREVVAAANREDEES
- a CDS encoding transporter substrate-binding domain-containing protein, translated to MSRLALFLHALLLAFVLCTPIDVMSAPPSDRTIIVAHSNTYPPFSFLDEQGEPKGYLIDMWRTFGVVNNINIQFKLVSWQETLELVERGEADVHGGLFFNKDRDKFLDFGPAIMELATVIYLKKGTSYKDATQYPMGVVKGGYAEHYMQNNRPAQPLILFAATTDTLRAALEDKIVLFASDQPTAIYYLRKYGIMNEFSSVETLYTNTLRIAVGEGEKELLTTLIAGWNNIDEARKKSIFTKWFVPSDTKPDWFLPGSLALVAVICVALIFRKIGMKRHGID
- a CDS encoding GNAT family N-acetyltransferase, which translates into the protein MSIELRFDTDGVDWEEACQIFEKAPLGTRQPDLLEQTFKGSSLVCFAWDGDKLIGLARALSDGTLHSVIYDLCMLPEYQGHHLGKRMMEAMLERLGTANTVLWSVPGKEGFYERFGFKPMLTAMARFEDPERSAAGGYIQL
- a CDS encoding acyl-ACP thioesterase domain-containing protein; this translates as MTNYSELVFEQRYGIRSYELLTDQSVFIAAICNQLQDIASAHADSLGFGYADLEQSGHFWVLARLHIMTDRLPGYGTTLSIHTWPSANERLTAMRDFLIHDDKGPMGRATTSWVTLNKETHRADPPDTVLDGRFIPERDRALTFPTKAVPRLKAGDHDVSLTARRSDMDINDHVNNVKYVEFCLEAVPQDWFAAKRCMGLDIQFRTESRAGDEYVAACSQTDDDNDYNTMLHSLTRTSDNKEIVRMRSWWTTR
- a CDS encoding transporter substrate-binding domain-containing protein, with protein sequence MTRISRRHALTLLTAAAGSALLPSFTFASDKTIICNWDKTFPPYSMERDGKMTGILVDCMDDILGKRMGYTVEHRGMAWPQAQTLVQEGKADVLCTNPTDTRKQYMYFSEEPVVESLPSIFCAVDNPRISQINGITSMPQLSDFSQVDYEGNGWAAKTFPPYLKIRYVKDMAEVFTLISRHEADIFVGNGLAAMYAIKQAGLKNKIHARELAIGEPSSFHFGIRQDFPDAKELISTFEGALDEAMIDNATRKIIMHYL
- a CDS encoding transporter substrate-binding domain-containing protein encodes the protein MKVLLSVILILLAAAPALASQKLVLTMPQAEPSYIAFDLLKAAYAKLDIELESWRLPSGRSLEESNSGASDGEVDRIFEVGDTYTNLIRIPQPVTHVEYVAFVCQDDLLIHDINSIGQYRVGILRGFKYAENATAHMDNVYRAESWDKLFTLLSDGRVDVAFAPRRALPMKSRPGWECIRAHEPPLAQVPLYHYLNKKHTDLVPRITTVLRAMFASGEAEIVYKKAQEERRQREFKR